A portion of the Cryptomeria japonica chromosome 5, Sugi_1.0, whole genome shotgun sequence genome contains these proteins:
- the LOC131875628 gene encoding plasmodesmata-located protein 8-like, with product MSEHNILLLSFLGVIAIALVSAAADDPQITYLGSGCSESLNRTYKNFTAFNNNQAAVFGSLVSNLSSNGSHFATSVIDNGTADPVYGLVQCREYLTPNECLQCFTAAKAKVKEFCPKSNGAKIHLDGCFLHFENNTFFDGGEDGGDDKNCSSVSETVDFSNTAHGLLSRLIQNASTNDGYAVGSLNSIYALVQCVKSLNNDTCQSCLRDAREHLTTNCLLTQEAHALMAGCFIRYANYPFFSHNLAASTENENRSKSKRVPILLGSVGRGVLLAAVCVAVLCRYCQCRQRFKSIIPVFAKTEEDLEAREAIEQVTIYNYETLRDVTANFDPSNLLGKGGFGEVYKVYIIIIIV from the exons ATGTCAGAACACAACATACTTTTATTATCATTTCTGGGAGTAATCGCAATCGCACTGGTTTCAGCTGCGGCAGATGACCCACAGATTACTTACCTCGGCTCTGGATGTAGCGAGAGTCTAAACAGGACTTACAAAAATTTTACTGCTTTCAATAACAATCAAGCTGCTGTTTTCGGATCGCTTGTCTCAAATCTGTCTTCTAATGGATCCCATTTCGCCACTTCAGTCATCGACAACGGCACCGCAGATCCAGTGTATGGACTTGTTCAATGTAGAGAATATCTCACACCTAACGAATGCTTACAGTGCTTCACCGCAGCCAAGGCTAAAGTGAAGGAGTTTTGTCCTAAATCTAATGGAGCAAAGATTCATCTTGATGGCTGTTTTCTGCATTTTGAGAATAACACTTTCTTTGATGGGGGGGAAGACGGTGGAGATGATAAGAATTGCTCCAGCGTGTCTGAGACTGTAGACTTCTCCAACACAGCGCATGGACTACTAAGTCGGCTCATACAAAACGCTTCTACAAACGATGGCTATGCTGTCGGCTCCCTCAACTCTATCTATGCTCTTGTTCAGTGCGTCAAATCCCTTAACAACGACACATGCCAATCTTGCCTCAGGGATGCTCGGGAGCATCTTACAACAAATTGCCTTCTCACCCAGGAAGCCCATGCTTTGATGGCTGGTTGTTTTATTCGCTATGCAAattatcctttcttttctcataaCCTGGCCG CGTCCACAGAGAATGAAAATCGGTCAAAGTCCAAAAGAGTGCCTATATTGTTAGGAAGCGTTGGGAGGGGAGTTTTGTTGGCGGCGGTGTGTGTTGCTGTGCTTTGTAGATATTGCCAGTGCCGCCAGAGGTTTAAGAGCATCATCCCTGTCTTTGCCAAAACAG AAGAGGATCTGGAAGCCAGAGAAGCAATCGAGCAAGTTACAATTTATAATTACGAAACTCTTCGAGATGTAACTGCTAATTTCGATCCCAGTAATCTACTTGGAAAAGGGGGATTCGGCGAAGTTTACAaggtttatattattattattatagtatgA